From Periophthalmus magnuspinnatus isolate fPerMag1 chromosome 6, fPerMag1.2.pri, whole genome shotgun sequence:
AATTACACTACAATGCTCTTTGGTTTCACATTTACCACAGTTGAAGTGTTTTTGTAAACACTGATTTTCACTCAACAGCTGGTTCTAATTTGGATTTGGTTGTTTCGTATCCAGGGAGCAAATGCTATGAAAAATTATGTAAACCTAAGTCTCCAAGGCTCCAATCAAGAGGCACATTTTACCTGGTTATCTCAGAAGAAAAACTGCATTTAACAAAACTACTGTCAAAAGTCTATTTAAATGCATTATACAGTACTTCATAACAACAAAAGGGCACAGTTAACTAtccactccactgtctgaaacAACAATTGCACAATGTGCCGAGTGCAAATTTTAAAGTTCCACCCTTCAaggtcaacaaaaataaaataaagacattgcattttttcaaaaacacaacacatagcCTACTTGATCCTCTGGGGCATTTTTCCCTCAAACTGTAGATTCTGAGCATAACACATTTGCCACATTCTCATTCATACATATTTTAGTTGGCCTACTTTctacagaaataaacaacactTGAGTTAAGGGGTACACAGCTTTGTAACTGGAGTATTTCTTGTCCTATAAAACCTAATTCAGCCCTGATTTATACACATTCTATTCCTTAGTTTGCAGTGGTACTTTATGTATATGGTGGTTTTTTGGTGCAAAGGACttgagtaggcctgtcacgataacacattttgaagtacaatatattgtaGAACTGAAcctaaatatagacgataaacgaatACATTGAAACcaactgttattattgttaaaatatgagctgcaataaatacatagcagaatgcaacactaaCCTACCTATAATGAGTCATCATAGAAGTTTTATATTCAACCTTCAatagctcaaatcttatatagtacagaaaaataaccacaatttctccactagtacaaagaaaaaagtaaacatgataaatactgacccccaaaaattattgttccatcttttaTGTATTGATCGAtgagtcaatatagtaattatcgtgacaggcctaggctTGAGAACCACTGCCACTTTATCTCATGTATGACATTAGTACGTTAAAAACACCTGTGTATCCCTGTAGTCTGTGTCTGCTGTGCTTTGGCCCTTTGTTTCGAGCCTGTTGTCAAACTTCCATGAGAAGGGTTTGGAGGTGACCCGTGCTCTGTTGTGGCAGCTCACTTTAGGGTCATGCAGCAGGTTCCACATCAGCCATATCTGTGGGACACTGAGGCTGTGGACCACCATCAGCTCACGGTAAAAACACGGATCAAATGTTTGGAGATGAGGCGCAGCAGAGGGGCGTGGTATCCCAAATGTCCGGAAGCCCTGGTGCCGCAAGGGTTTGAGTCCAATCTGCTGAAGACACATTCCCAAAAAGACGTCGTCGATGGGAAACAACTCCACCTATAggacagaaaaaacaacacaagaccaatatgtggacatttatttttacaagtattggaaaagaaaaataataaaaaataataataaggcgCCTCAATTTTAAAggtaattgttttgtttaattgtgtgttactgtgtcaagtgatttcaaaaacattaaatcagAAATTGCGTGTGTaagtaaaaaagacatttagttgCCTATCAAATATTATTTAGTGCTTCATCAAGTATACTTAGGTTTAGTACCTGTTGACATGCTGAGCTAAGTCTCCGGGCTGTATACCCAGACATTACgaatcctcctcctccagcataAGATGGGTATAGACTGCCTCCATACACAAACTCTGGCACAAAGTACTTTGAACTGCGCCGACGGATGGGTCTGGCCTTCACAATAATATCGCCAACAAACAGGTCCTCCTCTGGTTCCTGACCCGCCAGCAACTCCAGAATGTTCTCAATATTTACAAAGACGTCAGCATCACCCTTGAAGATGAACCTGGAAAGAAAACACCTGGTAAATTAAGTGTAAAGACATACTGTTGCCTAAAACTCTTGAATATTATTACAGAAATTAGATAAAAGATACTCATTTTAACTAGTTAAATTAATATAagtgtatttacatttacattcacatcttgttcattgtaaactgcaatatagATTTAAAACAGCTTAATGATAGAAACAGGTTAATTGACTTCCTGCTGAAAACTACAGAACTGTTTCATTTTTGAAAAAGGTTTACATGATATTTCTAGCCTTACATGTATGACCTGAAATCTGAATTTTTTGAAAAATTAGGAGTAAGTACAGAGAGGTGGGCAGGCAAAGGGTGTGcgacattttctgagcattcAGGCCTTGAATGCAGGGCAGGATTACTAAAAGGTGTATAAATCAATTGAAGTACTCTGTGTAAGTGAATAATGGGGGAACACCGTTATATATAAAGTATCTAAACTTCTAAACTATTTTTACGgccttaaaaacttgaaaaacagaacaaattcaTCTGAGtatcccaattattcacctcAGTGAGTTTacaaatgcttttcacaactttccaaGACCAGAGCGACTaccatgctaaccacacacatcctgattattggacagtaaaacactttataattagatgcagatagtacacaacaaacacattttgactccaagagctgcttatacaacatactGTGGCAAGACTGATGCATActatgctcaaatacatagagaAAATCAGGTTCAGAGCCTTTAAGTTATTTCTAATTTGTGATTTGAGGCCACTGCTGACTTTCAATACCTTCAGACCTTACACTTACTTGATGTGTGCACAGCTGCTGTTGACCCACGTCAAAAAGTGCGTTTCCTTCAGTGTCAAGTTAAAAAAGGTGTCCTCAAAGTCCCACAGCAGTATGTCCTTAAAGCTTTGGCTCTCATACTCCAGAAGCCTGTCCCATAAGGGCAGAGCGCTCTGGTTCCTAGGGACACCCAGCAGGAACACTGTACGTATGGT
This genomic window contains:
- the b3gnt9 gene encoding UDP-GlcNAc:betaGal beta-1,3-N-acetylglucosaminyltransferase 9 — translated: MVHMRRLLRVKGDVLCSMLLLLLFCLLFYARQVILSSGWDRPLLKLEMNSSTSSSRTLLGTNGSKPALKLTDPKLDTHKPQTKTKTPQAKSKIQVKAKGKSKSRRKNAAKPTRPALATLPPFDFEGYLKAKDNRNFSLLIDQPDKCYIDGQIAPYLLIAVKSVAADFDKRQVVRRTWGREGSFPNGVTIRTVFLLGVPRNQSALPLWDRLLEYESQSFKDILLWDFEDTFFNLTLKETHFLTWVNSSCAHIKFIFKGDADVFVNIENILELLAGQEPEEDLFVGDIIVKARPIRRRSSKYFVPEFVYGGSLYPSYAGGGGFVMSGYTARRLSSACQQVELFPIDDVFLGMCLQQIGLKPLRHQGFRTFGIPRPSAAPHLQTFDPCFYRELMVVHSLSVPQIWLMWNLLHDPKVSCHNRARVTSKPFSWKFDNRLETKGQSTADTDYRDTQVFLTY